ATTGGTTCTGGTCTAAATGATGATTCGTGTATTGTTGTTGGCGGATTTCAGAAAGGTCATTTTTCTGATTCTATTAAAAATAAAGTCACTAACCTATTCTCCGTAGGCAACACATCACTAGAAGCACATGTAGTTGTTTCAAGAATGCTCTACGAATATGAAAAAACCATTTTTATGTAGGACATAGAGTTTGAATTCTTGTGCAGTCATAGTATAGCCTGGTTAGTATTCGGGGTTTCCAACCCTGTGACGCGGGTTCGAATCCCGCTGACTGCATGTTTTCCTTAAAGACAACCAATTTTTAGACCTAGATCCAATTATTCTCATGAAGCCTGCAGTAAGAAAAATTGCACTTGAAAGAATGCAAATTCTAATTGATAATGCAATTTCTAATGCAGTAACAAACCCAGAACTTTCAGAACGTCAAGCATCACTTGCTAGAAAAATTAGCATGAGACATAAAATTAGAATGCCTTACGACCTCCGAATTGTTTTCTGTAAAAAATGCAAGTCCTTTATTGCGCCTGGAATAAATTCAAGAATTCGTCTTGGCAGGACATCAGTCAAGTCGATCAGAGTCACTTGTAGCTTGTGTGGGCATACCTATCGCAAAATAATAGCTCAATGATTTATAAGACGATTATCGATTTTTTGTCTTCATGGCAAAGGTATACGATGTTCCCGCTGATGTATTAATTGCAAAACTAGCTGAAACTCTCAAAGGTGAGGATATCCCTGCTCCATCATGGATTCCGTTTGTAAAAACTGGAGCTCATGCAGACAAACCTCCTCAAGATAGAGAATGGTGGCATACTAGATGTGCATCAATTTTAAGAAAAATTTACCTTCATGGTCCAATTGGAATTAACGAATTACGAAAAGAGTATGGTGGTGGTAAGCCATCAGGATATGGAGCTGCTCATCATAAAGATGCGGGTGGTGCAATAATTCGTAATGCAATTCATGGATTAGAAAAACTTGGTTATGTAGAAAAAATTGAGAAGAAAGGTCGTGTGGTTTCAAAACAAGGAATGCAAAAACTAGATAGATTAGCAACAGAAATTCTCAAAGAACTTGTAGCTGAAAATTCACAGCTCAAAGTATATTCTTAGATCTAAAATGAGTTTTCCTGATTCTAATGATTATCAGGACAATCAAGATAATCAAAACAATCAAGATAATCAAAACAATCAAGACTTTTCTGCACAAAAAGAACAGATCCTAAAACAAATTCTAGCACCTGAAGCAAGAATGCGATTAAACAATATCAAAATGGTAAAACCTGAATTAGCTGATCTTGTTGAACAATATCTGATTGGAATGGCATCTCAAGGAAAGATGCACTCCCAAATTACAGATGAACAGTTCAAACAAATACTATTGTCAATTCAGCAACCTAAACGAGATTTTAAGATAAATCGCATCTGATCTCAGATAAAATATAATTATGGGCAAAGCTCCGTCCTACTTATGAAAGCCGTAGTATACAATGAATACG
Above is a window of Nitrosopumilus sp. K4 DNA encoding:
- a CDS encoding ribonuclease P protein component 4; protein product: MKPAVRKIALERMQILIDNAISNAVTNPELSERQASLARKISMRHKIRMPYDLRIVFCKKCKSFIAPGINSRIRLGRTSVKSIRVTCSLCGHTYRKIIAQ
- a CDS encoding 30S ribosomal protein S19e, encoding MAKVYDVPADVLIAKLAETLKGEDIPAPSWIPFVKTGAHADKPPQDREWWHTRCASILRKIYLHGPIGINELRKEYGGGKPSGYGAAHHKDAGGAIIRNAIHGLEKLGYVEKIEKKGRVVSKQGMQKLDRLATEILKELVAENSQLKVYS
- a CDS encoding DNA-binding protein, giving the protein MSFPDSNDYQDNQDNQNNQDNQNNQDFSAQKEQILKQILAPEARMRLNNIKMVKPELADLVEQYLIGMASQGKMHSQITDEQFKQILLSIQQPKRDFKINRI